In Salinigranum marinum, one DNA window encodes the following:
- a CDS encoding sugar phosphate nucleotidyltransferase: MQAVVLVAGEGRRLQPLTHNRPKSMLPIGRRPLLERILETISESGIDDIVLVVGHKRERIQNYFGNGSDWGLSIRYVVQDQLLGTGDALLQAENVISEDFIVINGDRLVDATLLEDLRERFLETGDACIGVTSVDNPSEYGVVTTEGDRVVEIREKPPAYSVSSNMVNVGAYAFGPEIFAAIRRTNAYGELALTDTLDKYITDHPLRAVRYYGPWHELSFPWDLLALNAKHLAESVVDVDESAVVHETATVTAPSVVGSQSVLQPGARALQNTVVGRNVSVGANAVVTNSIVLDDVTIRPGAVVTDSIVGSGATVGQSSSLVGGELDITYHGEVIEDVQFGCLLGDRTIVGGGVFVGAGSIVGNGVTVEGGTNVDGHVPDGAYVSRG; encoded by the coding sequence ATGCAAGCAGTTGTTCTCGTGGCTGGTGAAGGAAGGCGACTGCAGCCGCTCACACACAACCGGCCGAAATCTATGCTTCCGATCGGTCGGCGGCCCCTCTTAGAGCGCATCCTCGAGACGATCTCCGAGAGCGGTATCGACGACATCGTGCTCGTCGTCGGGCACAAGCGAGAGCGGATCCAGAACTACTTCGGGAACGGCTCGGACTGGGGCCTGTCCATCAGATACGTGGTGCAGGACCAGCTGCTCGGGACCGGTGACGCGCTCTTGCAGGCGGAGAACGTGATCTCCGAGGACTTCATCGTGATCAACGGGGATCGGCTGGTTGATGCGACTCTTCTCGAAGACTTACGTGAGCGCTTTCTGGAGACGGGAGACGCCTGTATCGGCGTCACCTCGGTCGACAACCCGAGCGAGTACGGCGTCGTCACGACCGAGGGGGATCGCGTCGTCGAGATTCGCGAGAAGCCGCCCGCGTACTCGGTCTCGTCGAACATGGTGAACGTCGGTGCCTACGCGTTCGGCCCGGAGATCTTCGCGGCCATCCGGCGGACGAACGCGTACGGGGAGTTGGCGCTCACGGACACGCTCGACAAGTACATCACCGATCACCCGCTTCGGGCGGTTCGGTACTACGGCCCGTGGCACGAACTCTCGTTTCCCTGGGATCTCCTGGCGTTGAACGCCAAACACCTCGCCGAGTCAGTCGTCGACGTCGACGAATCCGCCGTCGTGCACGAGACCGCGACGGTCACTGCCCCGTCCGTCGTCGGGTCCCAATCCGTCCTCCAGCCGGGAGCCCGGGCGTTGCAGAACACGGTCGTCGGACGGAACGTCTCGGTCGGGGCGAACGCGGTGGTGACGAACTCGATCGTCCTCGACGACGTGACGATCCGTCCAGGGGCCGTCGTCACCGACAGCATCGTCGGCTCCGGCGCGACCGTCGGGCAGTCCTCGTCGCTCGTCGGAGGCGAGTTGGACATCACGTACCACGGCGAGGTCATCGAGGACGTCCAGTTCGGCTGCCTCCTCGGGGATCGGACGATCGTCGGCGGCGGCGTCTTCGTGGGTGCCGGCTCGATCGTCGGCAACGGGGTGACCGTCGAAGGGGGAACGAACGTCGACGGTCACGTTCCGGACGGTGCGTACGTGTCGCGTGGATAG
- the glmS gene encoding glutamine--fructose-6-phosphate transaminase (isomerizing), which translates to MCGIIGYIGGENSAGKLATGLKNLEYRGYDSAGIALIEDGVDVYKQEGTIDDLRIPSAKAQLGIGHTRWSTHGKPTDENAHPHTDCTGDVAVVHNGIIANYQDLKAELPGHVFKSNTDTEVIPHLIEEQLTTGAELLPAVKRVLSRLEGSFAIAVAHAETDGIIVARQDSPLVVGHDVDEMYVGSDVTAFIDYTKRVSYLHDGDIAHITSDGFEVFNDGERVDRPVETVDWDASSAGKAGYDHYMHKEIHEQPNALRQALSGRIDTLAGEVDLDVSLEDEVFTQCEHVQVVACGTSYHAGLCAKRLIESVTDVPVTVTIASEYEVHDGFDPDTTIAIAITQSGETADTLAAIRTAIGYGMTTMAITNTVGSTVTREVDETVHINAGPEIGVAATKTFLSQVATATLFAVFLGRKRETITASEATTILESLRSLPSAVQEILDDERQIRKLAHEYADGDSFFFIGRKAGHAVALESALKLKEISYDHAEGFAAGELKHGPLALVTPRTPVMAILTEGTAPAETLNNVKEVESRGAPVIGLSSNGTAQSFCDHVIDVPEIGLLEPFAANVALQLFAYHVAKTKGRNIDKPRNLAKSVTVD; encoded by the coding sequence ATGTGTGGAATAATCGGTTACATCGGCGGGGAGAACAGCGCGGGGAAACTGGCGACCGGCTTGAAGAACCTCGAATACCGGGGCTACGATTCGGCGGGGATCGCGCTGATCGAAGACGGCGTCGACGTCTACAAGCAGGAGGGCACGATCGACGACCTCCGCATCCCGAGTGCGAAGGCGCAGTTGGGCATCGGGCACACGCGCTGGTCGACGCACGGCAAACCGACCGACGAGAACGCACACCCGCACACGGACTGTACGGGGGACGTCGCCGTCGTTCACAACGGGATCATCGCCAACTATCAGGACCTGAAAGCAGAGCTCCCCGGTCACGTGTTCAAGAGCAACACCGACACGGAGGTCATTCCTCACCTCATCGAGGAGCAACTCACCACGGGTGCCGAGTTGCTCCCTGCTGTCAAGCGCGTGCTCTCCCGTCTCGAAGGGAGCTTCGCGATCGCGGTCGCACACGCCGAGACGGACGGGATCATCGTCGCTCGGCAAGACAGCCCGCTCGTCGTCGGCCACGACGTGGACGAGATGTACGTCGGGAGCGACGTCACCGCGTTCATCGACTACACGAAACGCGTGTCGTACCTCCACGACGGGGACATCGCCCACATCACCTCGGACGGGTTCGAGGTGTTCAACGACGGGGAACGCGTCGATCGCCCCGTCGAAACCGTCGACTGGGACGCCTCGTCGGCGGGCAAGGCCGGCTACGACCACTACATGCACAAGGAGATCCACGAACAGCCCAACGCGCTGCGACAGGCACTCTCCGGCCGCATCGACACGCTCGCCGGCGAGGTCGATCTCGACGTCTCTCTCGAAGACGAGGTGTTCACGCAGTGTGAACACGTCCAGGTCGTCGCCTGTGGGACCTCCTACCACGCGGGGCTGTGTGCGAAGCGGCTCATCGAATCCGTCACCGACGTCCCGGTGACGGTGACGATCGCCAGCGAGTACGAGGTACACGACGGGTTCGATCCCGACACGACGATCGCGATCGCGATCACACAGAGCGGCGAGACGGCGGACACGCTCGCGGCGATCCGGACGGCGATCGGCTACGGGATGACGACGATGGCCATCACGAACACGGTCGGCAGCACCGTCACCCGGGAAGTCGACGAGACGGTACACATCAACGCCGGGCCGGAGATCGGGGTCGCGGCGACGAAGACCTTCCTCTCGCAGGTCGCGACGGCGACGCTGTTCGCGGTCTTCCTCGGCCGGAAACGTGAGACGATCACGGCCAGCGAGGCGACCACGATCCTCGAGAGTCTCCGCTCGCTCCCGAGTGCAGTCCAGGAGATCCTCGACGACGAACGACAGATCCGCAAACTCGCACACGAGTACGCCGACGGCGACTCGTTCTTCTTCATCGGACGCAAGGCGGGGCACGCGGTCGCCTTGGAGAGCGCGCTGAAGCTCAAGGAGATCTCCTACGACCACGCCGAAGGGTTCGCCGCGGGTGAACTCAAGCACGGCCCGCTGGCGCTCGTCACACCTCGTACCCCGGTCATGGCGATACTCACCGAGGGAACCGCGCCCGCAGAGACGCTCAACAACGTGAAGGAAGTCGAGTCGCGCGGCGCGCCCGTCATCGGGCTCTCGTCGAACGGGACGGCCCAGTCGTTCTGCGATCACGTCATCGACGTCCCGGAGATCGGCCTGTTGGAGCCCTTCGCGGCGAACGTCGCCCTCCAACTCTTCGCTTACCACGTCGCGAAAACGAAGGGGCGCAACATCGACAAGCCCCGGAACCTCGCGAAGAGTGTCACGGTCGACTGA
- the wecB gene encoding non-hydrolyzing UDP-N-acetylglucosamine 2-epimerase, which translates to MRESHIAIVLGTRPEIIKLSPVIRAAESRDLPFTLIHTGQHYSEELDEVFFEELMLPRPDYNLAVGSASQGKQTGEMLAGIEDVLTDDGADVVLVQGDTNSVLAGAIATAKLDPKLGHVEAGLRSYDRDMPEEVNRVLTDHASDYLFAPTESAAENLHGEGVDEERVFVTGNTIVDAVQQNRTIAADRSSVLSRLGLSEGGFVLMTAHRAENVDDRDRFVDMLAGVAQVGAEFDLPVVYPIHPRARDRIDQLEISVPDSVRLVDPLDFLDFLRLEDTAKLVLTDSGGVQEETCILGTPCVTMRDSTERPETVDVGANVLVGTDSRAILGGAEQMIDQSGAWPNPFGDGTAAEEILDVIVQHG; encoded by the coding sequence ATGCGTGAGAGCCACATCGCGATCGTTCTCGGTACCCGCCCGGAGATTATCAAGCTCTCCCCAGTGATTCGCGCGGCCGAGAGCCGAGACCTCCCGTTCACGCTCATCCACACGGGACAGCACTACTCCGAGGAACTCGACGAAGTGTTCTTCGAGGAACTCATGCTCCCTCGCCCTGACTACAATCTCGCAGTCGGCTCTGCCAGCCAGGGAAAACAGACGGGGGAGATGCTCGCGGGCATCGAGGACGTGCTCACCGACGACGGAGCGGACGTAGTACTGGTACAGGGCGACACGAACTCCGTCCTCGCGGGGGCGATCGCCACCGCGAAACTCGACCCGAAGCTGGGTCACGTCGAAGCGGGACTCCGAAGCTACGACCGCGACATGCCCGAGGAAGTCAACCGGGTGTTGACCGATCACGCGAGCGATTACCTCTTCGCTCCGACCGAGAGTGCCGCGGAGAACCTCCACGGCGAGGGAGTTGACGAAGAGCGGGTATTCGTGACCGGCAACACGATCGTGGACGCGGTACAACAGAACCGAACGATCGCGGCCGACCGCAGTTCAGTTCTCTCGCGCCTGGGGCTCTCCGAGGGGGGGTTCGTGCTGATGACCGCCCACCGGGCCGAGAACGTCGACGACCGCGACCGGTTCGTCGACATGCTGGCCGGCGTCGCACAGGTCGGAGCCGAGTTCGACCTCCCGGTGGTCTATCCGATCCACCCACGCGCCAGAGACCGGATCGATCAACTCGAGATCTCCGTCCCCGACTCTGTCCGACTCGTCGATCCCCTCGACTTCCTCGACTTCCTCCGTCTCGAAGACACCGCCAAACTCGTGTTGACTGACTCGGGCGGCGTACAGGAAGAGACCTGTATCCTCGGGACGCCATGCGTGACGATGCGTGACTCGACCGAACGTCCCGAGACCGTCGACGTCGGGGCGAACGTCCTCGTGGGCACCGACTCACGGGCGATCCTCGGCGGAGCCGAACAGATGATCGACCAGTCCGGTGCGTGGCCGAACCCGTTCGGCGACGGCACCGCTGCGGAGGAGATCCTCGACGTGATCGTCCAGCACGGCTGA